The DNA segment GCATGGTTGCCAAGGAGCCGCTGTCGGCCCGTGTGCCGCGCCCGGGTGCCGGATTTTTCAAGCGCCTGATGTGGCCGGTGCTGCTGGTGGGGCTGGGTTTTGGTACGTATGAGGGGGCACAGCGCCTGCTGCCTTATGTGGATCGGCCGATCAGCCGGATCAACGTGCAGGGCGATCTGAGCTATATCAGCCAGCAGGCTGTGCAGCAGCGCATCGCACCCTATGTAGCGTCGAGATTTTTTACCATCGACCTGGCCGGGATGCGCAGCGAGCTTGAACAGATGCCGTGGATCGCCCATGCCGAAGTGCGGCGGGTGTGGCCAGACCAGGTAGTGATTCGCCTGGAAGAGCAGTTGCCAGTAGCGCGCTGGGGTGATGAAGCGTTGCTGAACAATCAGGGGCAAGCGTTTACGCCGCGTGAGTTGTCCAACTATGAACACCTTCCGCAGTTGTTCGGCCCGCAGCGGGCGCAACAGCAGGTGATGCAGCAGTATCAGGTGTTGAGTCAGATGTTGCGGCCCTTGGGCTTTTCGATTGTGCGGCTGGAATTGCGCGAACGTGGCAGTTGGTTCCTGACCACCGGTGCCGGCAGTGCCGGTCCGGGTATCGAGTTGTTGTTGGGGCGTGATCACCTGGTAGAAAAGATGCGTCGTTTCATATCGATTTATGACAAGACGCTGAAAGAACAAATTACGAATATTGCGCGTGTCGACTTGCGCTATTCCAACGGCCTTGCTGTCGGATGGCGTGAGCAGATCGCGCCGGCGACGGACAAACCCGCCGTTGCGAAGAATTGACTAGAGGCTGAACCATGGCAAATGTGCAAAGCGGCAAAATGATCGTCGGGCTGGATATCGGCACCTCCAAGGTGGTGGCGCTGGTAGGCGAAGTCGCGGCCGATGGTTCGCTGGAAATCGTCGGGATCGGTACCCATCCGTCCCGCGGTCTGAAGAAGGGTGTGGTGGTCAATATCGAGTCCA comes from the Pseudomonas sp. StFLB209 genome and includes:
- a CDS encoding cell division protein FtsQ/DivIB, whose protein sequence is MHGASARHQPPAPGRKPTPRGASRMVAKEPLSARVPRPGAGFFKRLMWPVLLVGLGFGTYEGAQRLLPYVDRPISRINVQGDLSYISQQAVQQRIAPYVASRFFTIDLAGMRSELEQMPWIAHAEVRRVWPDQVVIRLEEQLPVARWGDEALLNNQGQAFTPRELSNYEHLPQLFGPQRAQQQVMQQYQVLSQMLRPLGFSIVRLELRERGSWFLTTGAGSAGPGIELLLGRDHLVEKMRRFISIYDKTLKEQITNIARVDLRYSNGLAVGWREQIAPATDKPAVAKN